One stretch of Plutella xylostella chromosome 15, ilPluXylo3.1, whole genome shotgun sequence DNA includes these proteins:
- the LOC105383827 gene encoding regulating synaptic membrane exocytosis protein 2 isoform X3, which produces MADMPDLSHLTPEERAIIEGVMMRQRQEEQREHEIMRRKQDEVAVLEQTIRTRNEMQRAAGVELAATCHICLKTKFADGVGHSCHYCRVRCCARCGGKVTLRSNKVIWVCILCRKKQELLSKTGQWIHKSGPADAMMWQQMESDLRGLPMPGEATLDKRPKLERAHSAAEKENLPLQRGGSALRRQYSQQEPRCYGELEGLARTHPHLVHPRQKAAYGVEDEPPRSSSDEEAPDCDDDDEYRDRGQLEGCTPLRHPQLRSASVAANNYYNLTNHSAGGYEAEARGGGRSFDSATDCRWRARDDGDGAYLRPYAPDDRTRLERPVYKSAYLWEDSADNRRFTERRKKTVRFDGHEGAATFPRGGRDAGGAPLDWASLRWEQERQTSQDSATKDSGIDTSSTFTSSEDSNRGDCPKFPQSWQVSADGSRMIGHMVLRKTVVEGSSHSSCAILGLKVVGGKLLPDGTRGAIVEKVKKGSIADVEGQLRIGDEVLQWNGVPLQGRGAEDTAAVVADSKHDSHVELVVSRPVVAARPPAQPWRTHKEVYTEVMGGCEKPSVLVTSPGSPDVHSRRRSRRHNHHNASVAGRVQLKIYFDISALQLLVTVVSAAGLSPRPDGSPRCPYAKIFLLPDKSEKSKRRTKTFANTLEPRWNQTFVYCGIRITDIKKRTLEVTVWDLNRYGPNDFLGEVLLDLDSIVMNHEPNWYTLKPHEESISYNRYREEEADGEHLSPPSTSTSRLSDSDTPSECEMRRHHSLSSLASSSSPPPSSHNHERMEDGARRSRRDVSPSGRARAAGLSRERVSTARARCDVRGGEHWLTCACVQGGGGGGARSQSAAPGARGPRARSKSPRRSLSPPADSWRYTGEERGGGGGGGGGGEGRLPTHAYAPRFQSRSATATPTTSPKKRQLPQIPPHQGTQRTVRAQVSADLEERKWIAPHHIGATLTYRSTPQGWERHYAGLSDSELAARGGNGGGWAPRRRPSPDQAAGDSDLESVASVTSSAFSTQSERPRPTRMLSNEYGGRENGRGGHQPQPLERRESRRSQFTRSLSNADGPPDEKADGSLSDTALGGNGELEAACDDALLKAEPRDYFGPGMGKKSNSTSQLSATGRKRRLGFGKRGKNSFTVQRSEEVGPGGAGVSRASSASSEHDDDRWSPGLRGSGSSDGGGLSDFIDGLGPGQLVGRQLLGAPTLGDVQLSMCYQKGFLEVEVIRARGLQARQGSRTLPAPYVKVYLVNGKRCVAKAKTTSARRTLDPLYQQTLTFRENFKGCVLQVTVWGDYGRIEGKKVFMGVAQIMLDDLNLSNIVIGWYKLFGTTSL; this is translated from the exons ATGGCAGACATGCCGGACCTGTCGCACCTCACGCCCGAGGAGCGCGCCATCATCGAGGGCGTCATGATGCGCCAGCGCCAGGAGGAGCAGCGCGAGCACGAGATCATGAG GCGCAAACAAGACGAGGTGGCGGTACTGGAGCAAACGATTCGCACAAGGAACGAGATGCAGCGCGCGGCGGGCGTGGAGCTGGCGGCCACCTGCCACATCTGCCTCAAGACCAAGTTCGCGGACGGCGTCGGCCACTCGTGCCACTACTGCCGCGTGCGCTGCTGCGCCCGCTGCGGGGGGAAGGTCACACTGCGCTCTAATAAG GTGATATGGGTCTGCATTCTATGCCGCAAGAAGCAGGAGCTGCTGTCGAAGACGGGCCAGTGGATCCACAAGAGCGGGCCGGCGGACGCGATGATGTGGCAGCAGATGGAGTCGGACCTGCGCGGGCTGCCGATGCCGGGCGAGGCCACGCTGGACAAGCGGCCCAAGCTGGAGCGGGCACACAGCGCGGCGGAGAAGGAGAACCTTCCCTTGCAGCGTGGGGGCAGTGCGTTGAGACGGCAGTACAGCCAGCAGGAGCCGCGCTGCTACGGCGAGCTGGAGGGGCTGGCGCGCACGCACCCGCATCTGGTTCACCCGCGGCAGAaggcggcctacggcgtggaGGACGAGCCGCCTCGCTCCTCCTCCGACGAGGAGGCGCCCGACtgcgacgacgacgacgagtACCGCGACCGCG GACAACTAGAGGGCTGCACTCCTCTGAGGCACCCGCAGCTGCGCAGCGCCAGCGTGGCTGCCAacaattattacaatttgacTAATCACTCGGCGGGCGGGTACGAGGCGgaggcgcgcggcggcgggcgcagCTTCGACTCGGCCACGGACTGCCGCTGGCGCGCGCGCGACGACGGCGACGGCGCCTACCTGCGGCCCTACGCGCCCGACGACCGCACCCGGCTCGAGCGACCCGTCTACAAGAGTGCCTATCTATGGGAAGATTCCGCCGACAATAGACGTTTCACCGAGAGGAGAAAAAAAACGGTTCGGTTCGACGGGCACGAGGGCGCGGCCACGTTCCCCCGCGGCGGGCGGGAcgcgggcggcgcgccgcTGGACTGGGCCTCGCTGCGCTGGGAGCAGGAGCGCCAGACCAGCCAGGACTCCGCCACCAAGGACTCCGGCATCGACACCTCCAGCACATTCACCTCCAGCGAAGATTCTAACAGGGGTGATTGCCCTAAG TTTCCGCAGAGCTGGCAGGTGTCGGCGGACGGGTCTCGCATGATCGGGCACATGGTGCTGCGCAAGACCGTGGTGGAGGGCAGCTCGCACTCGTCGTGCGCCATCCTGGGGCTCAAGGTGGTGGGCGGCAAGCTGCTGCCCGACGGGACCAGGGGCGCCATCGTGGAGAAAGTTAAGAAGGGTTCCATAGCCGACGTGGAAGGACAACTTAGGATAG GTGACGAGGTGCTCCAATGGAACGGCGTCCCGCTGCAGGGGCGCGGCGCGGAGGACACGGCGGCGGTGGTGGCGGACAGCAAGCACGACTCGCACGTCGAGCTGGTGGTGAGCCGGCCCGTGGTGgccgcgcgcccgcccgcgcAGCCGTGGCGGACGCATAAAG AAGTATACACGGAAGTGATGGGGGGATGCGAAAAGCCGAGCGTGCTAGTGACGTCACCGGGCTCCCCCGACGTGCACTCCAGGCGACGCAGCAGAAGACACAACCATCACAACGCCAGCGTCGCCGGAAGAGTACAG CTAAAGATCTACTTCGACATCAGCGCACTCCAACTACTAGTGACGGTGGTGTCGGCGGCCGGCCTCAGTCCGCGGCCGGACGGGTCCCCGCGGTGTCCGTACGCAAAGATCTTCCTTCTACCGGACAAGAGCGAGAAAAGCAAACGCAGGACCAAGACTTTCGCTAACACCCTGGAGCCACGGTGGAACCAGACGTTTGTGTATTGCGGGATTCGTATCACGGATATCAAGAAACGGACTTTAGAA GTAACAGTGTGGGATTTGAACCGTTATGGCCCAAACGATTTTCTCGGTGAAGTGCTCTTAGATCTGGACAGTATAGTGATGAATCATGAACCCAACTGGTACACGCTGAAGCCTCACGAAGAATCCATAAGTTATAAC AGATACAGAGAGGAAGAAGCAGATGGCGAACACCTGTCACCGCCGTCGACGTCGACGTCGCGCCTGTCGGACTCCGACACGCCCAGCGAGTGCGAGATGCGGCGGCACCACTCGCTGTCCAGCCTGGCTTCTAGCTCCAGCCCGCCGCCGTCGTCGCACAACCACGAG CGCATGGAGGACGGGGCGCGGCGCAGCCGTCGCGACGTGTCGCCGTCGgggcgcgcgcgggcggcCGGCCTGAGTCGCGAGCGGGTGAGCACCGCGCGAGCTCGCTGCGATGTGCGAGGTGGTGAGCACTGGCTGACGTGTGCTTGTGTgcagggcggcggcggcggcggcgcgcgctcgcAGTCGGCCGCGCCCGGCGCCCGCGGCCCGCGCGCCCGCAGCAAGTCTCCGCGCCGCTCCCTGTCCCCGCCGGCCGACTCCTGGCGCTACACAG GCGAGgagcgcgggggcggcggcgggggcgggggcgggggcgagggGCGGCTGCCCACGCACGCGTACGCGCCGCGCTTCCAGTCGCGCTCCGCCACCGCCACGCCCACCACCAGCCCCAAGAAGAGGCAGCTGCCGCAGATACCGCCGCACCAG GGCACGCAGCGGACAGTCCGGGCGCAGGTGTCGGCGGACCTAGAAGAACGTAAGTGGATCGCGCCGCACCACATTGGCGCAACACTCACCTACCGCAGCACGCCACAAG GCTGGGAGCGTCACTACGCCGGCTTATCCGACTCTGAGCtagcggcgcgcggcggcaaCGGCGGCGGCTGGGCGCCCCGGAGGCGACCCTCCCCGGACCAGGCGGCCGGAGACTCAGACCTCGAGTCCGTGGCCTCGGTCACGTCTAGCGCATTCAGCACGCAGTCCGAGCGGCCAAGACCGACCAGGATGCTCAG CAACGAGTACGGAGGACGAGAGAACGGGCGCGGCGGCCACCAGCCGCAGCCGCTGGAGCGCCGCGAGTCCCGCCGCTCGCAGTTCACGCGCAGCCTCAGCAACGCAGACGGACCGCCCGACGAAAAAGCTG ACGGCAGCCTGAGCGACACGGCGCTGGGCGGCAACGGCGAGCTGGAGGCGGCGTGCGACGACGCGCTGCTCAAGGCCGAGCCGCGGGACTACTTCGGCCCCGGCATGGGCAAGAAGAGCAACTCCACCTCGCAGCTCTCCGCCACAG GACGGAAACGGAGATTAGGTTTCGGTAAACGCGGCAAAAATTCGTTCACGGTGCAACGCAGCGAGGAGGTGGGCCccgggggcgcgggggtgTCCCGCGCCTCGTCCGCCTCCAGCGAGCACGACGACGACAG ATGGTCGCCGGGTCTACGCGGCTCTGGTTCGTCGGACGGCGGCGGTCTTTCCGACTTCATCGATGGACTCGGGCCGGGCCAGCTGGTGGGCAGACAACTGCTGGGCGCGCCCACGCTCGGGGACGTGCAACTCTCCATGTGCTACCAGAAGGGATTCCTTGAG GTGGAGGTGATCCGCGCGCGCGGGCTCCAAGCGCGGCAAGGCAGCCGCACGCTGCCGGCGCCCTACGTCAAGGTGTACCTGGTCAACGGCAAGCGCTGCGTGGCCAAGGCCAAGACCACTAGCGCGCGCCGCACGCTCGACCCACTGTACCAGCAGACCTTGACCTTCAGGGAGAACTTCAAGGGATGCGTATTGCAA GTGACAGTGTGGGGCGACTACGGGCGCATCGAGGGCAAGAAGGTGTTCATGGGCGTGGCCCAGATCATGCTGGACGACCTCAACCTCTCCAACATCGTCATCGGATGGTACAAGCTTTTTGGAACCACTTCTTTG TAA
- the LOC105383827 gene encoding regulating synaptic membrane exocytosis protein 2 isoform X1: MADMPDLSHLTPEERAIIEGVMMRQRQEEQREHEIMRRKQDEVAVLEQTIRTRNEMQRAAGVELAATCHICLKTKFADGVGHSCHYCRVRCCARCGGKVTLRSNKVIWVCILCRKKQELLSKTGQWIHKSGPADAMMWQQMESDLRGLPMPGEATLDKRPKLERAHSAAEKENLPLQRGGSALRRQYSQQEPRCYGELEGLARTHPHLVHPRQKAAYGVEDEPPRSSSDEEAPDCDDDDEYRDRGQLEGCTPLRHPQLRSASVAANNYYNLTNHSAGGYEAEARGGGRSFDSATDCRWRARDDGDGAYLRPYAPDDRTRLERPVYKSAYLWEDSADNRRFTERRKKTVRFDGHEGAATFPRGGRDAGGAPLDWASLRWEQERQTSQDSATKDSGIDTSSTFTSSEDSNRGDCPKFPQSWQVSADGSRMIGHMVLRKTVVEGSSHSSCAILGLKVVGGKLLPDGTRGAIVEKVKKGSIADVEGQLRIGDEVLQWNGVPLQGRGAEDTAAVVADSKHDSHVELVVSRPVVAARPPAQPWRTHKEVYTEVMGGCEKPSVLVTSPGSPDVHSRRRSRRHNHHNASVAGRVQLKIYFDISALQLLVTVVSAAGLSPRPDGSPRCPYAKIFLLPDKSEKSKRRTKTFANTLEPRWNQTFVYCGIRITDIKKRTLEVTVWDLNRYGPNDFLGEVLLDLDSIVMNHEPNWYTLKPHEESISYNSFFQRYREEEADGEHLSPPSTSTSRLSDSDTPSECEMRRHHSLSSLASSSSPPPSSHNHERMEDGARRSRRDVSPSGRARAAGLSRERVSTARARCDVRGGEHWLTCACVQGGGGGGARSQSAAPGARGPRARSKSPRRSLSPPADSWRYTGEERGGGGGGGGGGEGRLPTHAYAPRFQSRSATATPTTSPKKRQLPQIPPHQGTQRTVRAQVSADLEERKWIAPHHIGATLTYRSTPQGWERHYAGLSDSELAARGGNGGGWAPRRRPSPDQAAGDSDLESVASVTSSAFSTQSERPRPTRMLSNEYGGRENGRGGHQPQPLERRESRRSQFTRSLSNADGPPDEKADGSLSDTALGGNGELEAACDDALLKAEPRDYFGPGMGKKSNSTSQLSATGRKRRLGFGKRGKNSFTVQRSEEVGPGGAGVSRASSASSEHDDDRWSPGLRGSGSSDGGGLSDFIDGLGPGQLVGRQLLGAPTLGDVQLSMCYQKGFLEVEVIRARGLQARQGSRTLPAPYVKVYLVNGKRCVAKAKTTSARRTLDPLYQQTLTFRENFKGCVLQVTVWGDYGRIEGKKVFMGVAQIMLDDLNLSNIVIGWYKLFGTTSL; the protein is encoded by the exons ATGGCAGACATGCCGGACCTGTCGCACCTCACGCCCGAGGAGCGCGCCATCATCGAGGGCGTCATGATGCGCCAGCGCCAGGAGGAGCAGCGCGAGCACGAGATCATGAG GCGCAAACAAGACGAGGTGGCGGTACTGGAGCAAACGATTCGCACAAGGAACGAGATGCAGCGCGCGGCGGGCGTGGAGCTGGCGGCCACCTGCCACATCTGCCTCAAGACCAAGTTCGCGGACGGCGTCGGCCACTCGTGCCACTACTGCCGCGTGCGCTGCTGCGCCCGCTGCGGGGGGAAGGTCACACTGCGCTCTAATAAG GTGATATGGGTCTGCATTCTATGCCGCAAGAAGCAGGAGCTGCTGTCGAAGACGGGCCAGTGGATCCACAAGAGCGGGCCGGCGGACGCGATGATGTGGCAGCAGATGGAGTCGGACCTGCGCGGGCTGCCGATGCCGGGCGAGGCCACGCTGGACAAGCGGCCCAAGCTGGAGCGGGCACACAGCGCGGCGGAGAAGGAGAACCTTCCCTTGCAGCGTGGGGGCAGTGCGTTGAGACGGCAGTACAGCCAGCAGGAGCCGCGCTGCTACGGCGAGCTGGAGGGGCTGGCGCGCACGCACCCGCATCTGGTTCACCCGCGGCAGAaggcggcctacggcgtggaGGACGAGCCGCCTCGCTCCTCCTCCGACGAGGAGGCGCCCGACtgcgacgacgacgacgagtACCGCGACCGCG GACAACTAGAGGGCTGCACTCCTCTGAGGCACCCGCAGCTGCGCAGCGCCAGCGTGGCTGCCAacaattattacaatttgacTAATCACTCGGCGGGCGGGTACGAGGCGgaggcgcgcggcggcgggcgcagCTTCGACTCGGCCACGGACTGCCGCTGGCGCGCGCGCGACGACGGCGACGGCGCCTACCTGCGGCCCTACGCGCCCGACGACCGCACCCGGCTCGAGCGACCCGTCTACAAGAGTGCCTATCTATGGGAAGATTCCGCCGACAATAGACGTTTCACCGAGAGGAGAAAAAAAACGGTTCGGTTCGACGGGCACGAGGGCGCGGCCACGTTCCCCCGCGGCGGGCGGGAcgcgggcggcgcgccgcTGGACTGGGCCTCGCTGCGCTGGGAGCAGGAGCGCCAGACCAGCCAGGACTCCGCCACCAAGGACTCCGGCATCGACACCTCCAGCACATTCACCTCCAGCGAAGATTCTAACAGGGGTGATTGCCCTAAG TTTCCGCAGAGCTGGCAGGTGTCGGCGGACGGGTCTCGCATGATCGGGCACATGGTGCTGCGCAAGACCGTGGTGGAGGGCAGCTCGCACTCGTCGTGCGCCATCCTGGGGCTCAAGGTGGTGGGCGGCAAGCTGCTGCCCGACGGGACCAGGGGCGCCATCGTGGAGAAAGTTAAGAAGGGTTCCATAGCCGACGTGGAAGGACAACTTAGGATAG GTGACGAGGTGCTCCAATGGAACGGCGTCCCGCTGCAGGGGCGCGGCGCGGAGGACACGGCGGCGGTGGTGGCGGACAGCAAGCACGACTCGCACGTCGAGCTGGTGGTGAGCCGGCCCGTGGTGgccgcgcgcccgcccgcgcAGCCGTGGCGGACGCATAAAG AAGTATACACGGAAGTGATGGGGGGATGCGAAAAGCCGAGCGTGCTAGTGACGTCACCGGGCTCCCCCGACGTGCACTCCAGGCGACGCAGCAGAAGACACAACCATCACAACGCCAGCGTCGCCGGAAGAGTACAG CTAAAGATCTACTTCGACATCAGCGCACTCCAACTACTAGTGACGGTGGTGTCGGCGGCCGGCCTCAGTCCGCGGCCGGACGGGTCCCCGCGGTGTCCGTACGCAAAGATCTTCCTTCTACCGGACAAGAGCGAGAAAAGCAAACGCAGGACCAAGACTTTCGCTAACACCCTGGAGCCACGGTGGAACCAGACGTTTGTGTATTGCGGGATTCGTATCACGGATATCAAGAAACGGACTTTAGAA GTAACAGTGTGGGATTTGAACCGTTATGGCCCAAACGATTTTCTCGGTGAAGTGCTCTTAGATCTGGACAGTATAGTGATGAATCATGAACCCAACTGGTACACGCTGAAGCCTCACGAAGAATCCATAAGTTATAAC TCGTTCTTCCAGAGATACAGAGAGGAAGAAGCAGATGGCGAACACCTGTCACCGCCGTCGACGTCGACGTCGCGCCTGTCGGACTCCGACACGCCCAGCGAGTGCGAGATGCGGCGGCACCACTCGCTGTCCAGCCTGGCTTCTAGCTCCAGCCCGCCGCCGTCGTCGCACAACCACGAG CGCATGGAGGACGGGGCGCGGCGCAGCCGTCGCGACGTGTCGCCGTCGgggcgcgcgcgggcggcCGGCCTGAGTCGCGAGCGGGTGAGCACCGCGCGAGCTCGCTGCGATGTGCGAGGTGGTGAGCACTGGCTGACGTGTGCTTGTGTgcagggcggcggcggcggcggcgcgcgctcgcAGTCGGCCGCGCCCGGCGCCCGCGGCCCGCGCGCCCGCAGCAAGTCTCCGCGCCGCTCCCTGTCCCCGCCGGCCGACTCCTGGCGCTACACAG GCGAGgagcgcgggggcggcggcgggggcgggggcgggggcgagggGCGGCTGCCCACGCACGCGTACGCGCCGCGCTTCCAGTCGCGCTCCGCCACCGCCACGCCCACCACCAGCCCCAAGAAGAGGCAGCTGCCGCAGATACCGCCGCACCAG GGCACGCAGCGGACAGTCCGGGCGCAGGTGTCGGCGGACCTAGAAGAACGTAAGTGGATCGCGCCGCACCACATTGGCGCAACACTCACCTACCGCAGCACGCCACAAG GCTGGGAGCGTCACTACGCCGGCTTATCCGACTCTGAGCtagcggcgcgcggcggcaaCGGCGGCGGCTGGGCGCCCCGGAGGCGACCCTCCCCGGACCAGGCGGCCGGAGACTCAGACCTCGAGTCCGTGGCCTCGGTCACGTCTAGCGCATTCAGCACGCAGTCCGAGCGGCCAAGACCGACCAGGATGCTCAG CAACGAGTACGGAGGACGAGAGAACGGGCGCGGCGGCCACCAGCCGCAGCCGCTGGAGCGCCGCGAGTCCCGCCGCTCGCAGTTCACGCGCAGCCTCAGCAACGCAGACGGACCGCCCGACGAAAAAGCTG ACGGCAGCCTGAGCGACACGGCGCTGGGCGGCAACGGCGAGCTGGAGGCGGCGTGCGACGACGCGCTGCTCAAGGCCGAGCCGCGGGACTACTTCGGCCCCGGCATGGGCAAGAAGAGCAACTCCACCTCGCAGCTCTCCGCCACAG GACGGAAACGGAGATTAGGTTTCGGTAAACGCGGCAAAAATTCGTTCACGGTGCAACGCAGCGAGGAGGTGGGCCccgggggcgcgggggtgTCCCGCGCCTCGTCCGCCTCCAGCGAGCACGACGACGACAG ATGGTCGCCGGGTCTACGCGGCTCTGGTTCGTCGGACGGCGGCGGTCTTTCCGACTTCATCGATGGACTCGGGCCGGGCCAGCTGGTGGGCAGACAACTGCTGGGCGCGCCCACGCTCGGGGACGTGCAACTCTCCATGTGCTACCAGAAGGGATTCCTTGAG GTGGAGGTGATCCGCGCGCGCGGGCTCCAAGCGCGGCAAGGCAGCCGCACGCTGCCGGCGCCCTACGTCAAGGTGTACCTGGTCAACGGCAAGCGCTGCGTGGCCAAGGCCAAGACCACTAGCGCGCGCCGCACGCTCGACCCACTGTACCAGCAGACCTTGACCTTCAGGGAGAACTTCAAGGGATGCGTATTGCAA GTGACAGTGTGGGGCGACTACGGGCGCATCGAGGGCAAGAAGGTGTTCATGGGCGTGGCCCAGATCATGCTGGACGACCTCAACCTCTCCAACATCGTCATCGGATGGTACAAGCTTTTTGGAACCACTTCTTTG TAA